A portion of the Maylandia zebra isolate NMK-2024a linkage group LG9, Mzebra_GT3a, whole genome shotgun sequence genome contains these proteins:
- the LOC112432161 gene encoding G2/M phase-specific E3 ubiquitin-protein ligase-like — translation MFIKFNDDAGSFEEGLDTGGLGCEFLTLLMGSLTNRPIFDGPPESRYLVYNSRAARQDEYFLAGKMIAVSIVHGGPAPHFLSKNLVNHITGNQSFSATVEDVQDEEITKVLHQVLKAESEESLHNLILQNSTIFQTAGCLRNVKPYLKMDWKV, via the exons ATGTTCATCAAGTTTAATGATGATGCTGGCAGCTTTGAAGAAGGTTTGGATACAGGTGGCCTGGGGTGTGAATTCCTCACACTTCTTATGGGCAGTCTGACAAATCGCCCCATCTTTGATGGACCTCCAGAGAGCCGTTATCTTGTATATAATTCAAGAG CTGCCAGGCAAGATGAGTACTTTTTAGCAGGAAAGATGATCGCTGTATCCATTGTGCATGGGGGACCAGCACCACATTTCCTCTCCAAGAACCTGGTCAACCACATCACAGGGAATCAGAGTTTCAGCGCCACTGTAGAAGATGTGCAAGATGAGGAGATCACAAAAGTTCTACATCAG gtcCTGAAAGCTGAATCAGAGGAGTCTTTGCATAATCTTATTTTGCAAAACAGCACAATCTTCCAAACTGCTGGATGCCTCAGAAACGTCAAGCCTT ATTTAAAGATGGACTGGAAAGTCTGA
- the LOC143420542 gene encoding uncharacterized protein LOC143420542 produces MEQLGRTLSQRYLKIIRILREQVESLNATRNELGVDDDTLQQWVADVQKWAEESDQTDGSLGALQARIEELVVIIRVRTQSLYRQNDSNKRRHRIRKVILVEKKRLAAAVDDYNKLAEPTKQIVSSDALMQTDIWPWQSTSEPAADLRTKRKVFEKVMAVRRLREEEMILCREMRHHWTVLRMRSVVLGTISSDSSFVGMSEDAQKGLCSLVLKKQSELKAEMLKVKDVYKRILSHQPLLEMDSEEEEDIPDDATESDLSTSDED; encoded by the exons ATGGAACAACTGGGCCGCACTTTGAGCCAGCGATATCTAAAG ATCATAAGGATCCTTAGAGAACAAGTGGAGAGCCTGAATGCGACCAGAAATGAGCTGGGTGTGGATGACGACACACTGCAGCAATGGGTGGCCGATGTGCAGAAATGGGCTGAAG AAAGTGATCAAACTGATGGCAGCCTTGGAGCGTTGCAGGCACGAATAGAGGAGcttgtcgtcatcatcagagtGCGAACACAAAGTCTTTACAGACAAAATG ATAGCAACAAGAGGCGACACAGAATTCGCAAGGTCATCTTAGTTGAGAAGAAACGCTTGGCGGCTGCTGTTGACGACTACAACAAGCTCGCTGAACCAACAAAGCAAATCGTATCCAGTGATGCCCTCATGCAGACCGATATTTGGCCCTGGCAGAGCACAAGTGAAC CTGCTGCTGACCTCCGGACAAAGAGAAAGGTCTTTGAGAAGGTGATGGCTGTGAGgcgcctgagagaggaggagatgatccTTTGCAGGGAGATGCGGCATCACTGGACAGTGTTGCGAATGCGTTCTGTGGTGTTGGGGACAATCTCCTCAGACT CCTCCTTTGTTGGCATGTCGGAGGATGCACAGAAGGGACTCTGTAGcctggttttaaaaaaacaaagtgaactgAAAGCTGAAATGCTCAAAGTAAAGGACGTGTACAAGAGAATCCTCAGCCACCAACCACTCCTGGAAATGGactcggaggaggaggaggacattCCAGACGATGCCACTGAGAGTGATTTGAGCACTTCTGATGAAGACTGA